The window AGGTCGCTGGGCTTGGACATGTGGAACGCGCCCGCTGCGATGAATAAAATATGGTGCGTCCTTATCGGGCCGTATTTCGTGATGACCGTAGTGCCTTCGACGAGCGGTAGGATGTCGCGCTGTACGCCCTCGCGCGAGACGTCGGGGCCGTGCTGGGGCTTGCTTCCCGCGATCTTGTCGATCTCGTCAACAAAAACGATACCCGCCTGCTCAACGCGGTCGACGGCCTCCGTGATCACCGCGTCCATGTCGATTACCTTGTCCACTTCCTCGGCGAAAAGAATGCGCTTTGCCTCGCCGATTTTTATGCGCTTGCGCTTCTTCGGCCCCGGCCCGGCGATCTCGCCCATCAGGTCTTGGATGTTCATCCCCATTTCTTCAAGACCCGCGCTGGAAAAAACCTGCATCATCTTCGGGCGGCTGTCGCGCGTCTCGATGTCGATTTCTTCGTCGTCCTTCTTCCCGGAGCGGATGTCCGCGAGGACGCGCTCGCGTATACGGTTGGCCTGCAGCACTTCCTCGTCAATTCGCTCTTGTTCCTCGGGAGTTTCCGCGCGCCGATGGCGCGGCCGGGGCGAAATTTTATCCAGCAGGCGCTCGTTCACTCGCTCTTTTACGTTTTCGGTCACATCGCAGATGCGCTCGTTTCGCACCATGCGAACGCCGATTTCAATCAAATCGCGGACTATGCTCTCCACGTCCCGGCCGACGTACCCGACCTCCGTGAACTTGCTCGCCTCCACTTTTATGAACGGCGCTTTGATTATGAGCGCCAGACGGCGTGCGATTTCGGTTTTGCCCACGCCGGTCGGGCCGATCATCAGGATGTTCTTAGGAATTATCTCGTCGCGGAATTCGGCTGGAACGCGCGCGCGCCGCCACCGGTTGCGAATCGCCACCGCGACCGCCCGCTTGGCCTTGTCTTGACCCACGATGTAGTCGTCCAGGCGCTCTACAATCTGGCGCGGAGTCAGATCCTCGAACATCCCGCCGTTTTTTTCAAGTGAATTTCGCATACCCAAGGTTCAGCCGGCCTGCGATTCCCGCCGTGCGGGGATCAGCCGCCTGCCTCCTCGATTGTGATGTGGTCGTTGGTGTAAATGCAAATCTCCGCGGCTATACCCAGCGCGGCTTCGACTATTTTTCTCGGCTCCGTCCATCCGGCGAGCATCAGCGCCTTGGCCGACGCGCGCGCGATGTCCGCGCCGCTTCCTACCGCGGCGATGTTGTCGTCCGGCTCGATCACGTCTCCGTTTCCGCTGATAATCAGCAGCTCCGACGGCGTCGCGGCAATCAACAGCGCTTCGAGCCGGCGCAGGTATTTGTCGGTGCGCCACTCCTTGGCAAGCTCCACCGCCGCGCGCTTGAGGCTGGAAGGATGCTTTTCGAGCTGGCCTTCGAATCGCTCGAACAATGTCAGCGCGTCCGCGACCGCTCCCGCGAATCCGGAGATGACGCCGCCTTTCGAGAGTACGCGGATTTTGTTCGCGCCGTGCTTGAGGACGGACTGGCCGAGCGTCACCTGGCCGTCGCCGCCGACCGCGACCTTGCCGCCGCTTCTGACGGCCAGTATCGTCGTCGAGCGCACGCGGGGCGCGGGCGCGCCGTCAAATTCTACGGTTTGCATTTCCTCCACCTGTACCCCTTTTGCCGGGCCGATTTGAACGCCGGCCGCGACGCGTGTTGATTATACAAGGCGCCTCCAATAGCGGAAGATGCATCCCTCGCGGGCAGCTCAACCTTCACCGGGCGGGGCTCATTTGGCGCACTATGTTGTGCCCCTCGGCTATAATTCGATCGATATGCGATTCGGCATATTGATGAAGTTTTTACTTGCGTCAGGTTGCACCGCACTTGCTGCTTTGTTGATTTGTTTCCCCGCGCTTGCGCAGGACGAATGGACGGGCGGTTTTTTCGGAGCAGCCGAAGCCGAGCGGATGTTCGGAACGCAGGCCGAAGAAATAACGATTGACGATGCGCGGACTTACATGCTGGAGCTGGTCAACCGCGAGCGCGCGAAACTCAAATTGCAGCCGCTCGCGATGGACGAATACGCGCAAAAAGTCGGCCAGTGGCACGCGGACGAAATGGCGGTGCATTCTTACATCAGCCATTGGGATATACAAGGTTTCACGCCCACGATGCGCTACACCGCCGGCGGCGGCAACGACGGGATGAGCGAGAACGTCACGTTCTTCGCGTGCGGCGTGCGCGTATATCTCACGCGCAAGGTTGTCGAATATATGCACTCATCTTTTATGGGGAGCGAAGGGCACCGCGTCAATTTACTCAAGCCGGAGCACAACAAGCTCGGCGTCGGAATCGGATTCGCGCTTTTCCCGACGGGCGAATGCGTCTTTACTTGCGACCAGACGTTCGTTGACGACTACGGCGGGCTTGCGCCCATTCCGCAGTCGATCAAGCTTGGGGAGCCCATAGCGGTTTCGGGGACGCTGGATATAAAGCGGGCGAAGCTCAGATACGTCGGCCTCGGATGGGATCCGTTTCCGCAGCCGATCGCGCCCGAGGCGATGAACGCAAACCTGATGGGCGGCCAGAATCCCGGAAGCTACAATCTTTTCCTGCCGAAGGGAAGCGCGGCGCCGGAGGGGGCGGCCGTGCCGACGGACGAATTGGTCGAATGGAACTCGGAAACGGGAAAGTATTCCTGCACGCTCGATTTGTCAAAGCCGCTTCCCGGTACGCCGATGCCGCCGGACGGCGCGGGCGGTCCGGGCACGCCCGGAGTTTATTACATATTCATCTGGGCGACGCTCGACAAGTCGCTCGTTCCGGAAGGATGGGAAAACAGGGAAGATTACTTTTTTCTCGCCGGTGTCTGGACGCTGGGCGGCGTGAATTAGCGCGAAAAAAGCCCGCTTTCGCGGGCCTTTTTTGGGGGAAATAACCGGTTGCTGTCTTCGTTATGCCGCGGCCTCCAACTCCATGCCGAGCGCATAAGGCGCAAGGAGGCGCTGGATCTCCGAGATTTCCGGCAGCCTTCCGCTGACCAGAACCTTGCCGTTCACGCCGAGACCGGGCGTGTCCTTCACTTCCGCAGGGAAGTTGCGGATGTCGCCTTCCACCTCCACCTGGAAATCGCGCAGGCCAAGCATCCAAAGCGCGTTGTGGACGCGGATTCTCATCTGCCGGCACTTGCTTGTGCCGCTACCGAAAACCTGAATCTTGAACATTTATCGGTCCTCCTCTAACATCAGAGCACCCTGGGGCCGTTCTGGGATTGCGGCCCGGGTCGTCGAAAATAGCTTGTGATAAAATCCAAAAACAGGCTTTATCACAAGATATCTGCGGCTGAAAGAAGGGGTTTCAGCTGCTTGATGCGGCGGTTTATTAAAAAACCCGCACCAATCAAAGTTTCAAGTTGCTCGGCTCCGTCGGAACCGTAATAGTTATACCGCGCCTGTATGTGAAAATACAGCAAATAATCACAAGTGAAATAAATATCATGGTGGCGCTGGGATGGGTTTAAGTGAACAGAGCTTGACAAAATCACCGGGAAGGACTAGCGGGACACGAGGGCGATTCCGCGGCATGCCGCGCGAATGGCTGAATACTGCCTATCTATTGGAGGCTACTGCATCAGCGCGTAAAGGCCATCCGGCGGCTCTGTGCTCGGACCGAATACGCTGGCCTCGCGCCTGAAGCCTTCGCGCACCCAGTCGGTGCGTATCACGGCTTCCACCCTGACGTACTCCGCCAGCTCCTCCGGCATTTCGAGCACGGCGCGCCCCGCTTTGTTCCACTTGATCAGCTCCGCGGGCAGCGAGCTGTAAAGCGACCAGTCTTCCTCCGGCGTCGCAGGGTTTTCCACATAGATTTCGTAGCGATACAAAACTTCCTGGTAATAAAGCGCGACCGGCGTGACGTCGGACATTCCGATTTCGCCGTTTTCGTCGGTGTCTATTACATGCAACGGCGAATCTGGATCGTCCTGCGGCACTTCCTTTCCGTAATTCAGCGCGATCGGCGTCAAATCTTTGATGCTCACTTCGCCGTCCAGGTCGGTGTCTCCCGGAAGCGCGTCGGAGAACGAAAGTTTGCCCGATATCCTGTCGTAATGCGCTCCGATCCGATCCAGCATAGCGAAGCTCGCGCTCCGGTCAATCTCTCCCTTGCGCGCGGAATAAAGCAGCCGCTCGAATTTGTCCTTGATAGCGCTGTAGGTGCGGTTGTATGAGTTGGTATCGTAGTTCGTTCCGGGGTTGTACCAGTTATCCCCCCTGAATATGTCTTCGAATCCGATCCAGTTGCCCCATTGGTCGTACACGTCTCCGCGCCCGTCACGGCGAAAGCCGATAGGATCGTACCGGTGGCCGTGCAAGCGCCACGAATCGCCTTCGTACACCGGATTGCCGTAGATGTCGTAGTACGGGCTTTGATTGCGGCCGTCCGGAGAGAAAAAGTAAATTTTCGCCTTTTTATTGCCGCACCCGGATGCAAGAAGCGCAACCAGCGCAAGTGCGG is drawn from bacterium and contains these coding sequences:
- a CDS encoding thioredoxin family protein, yielding MFKIQVFGSGTSKCRQMRIRVHNALWMLGLRDFQVEVEGDIRNFPAEVKDTPGLGVNGKVLVSGRLPEISEIQRLLAPYALGMELEAAA
- the hslU gene encoding ATP-dependent protease ATPase subunit HslU — encoded protein: MRNSLEKNGGMFEDLTPRQIVERLDDYIVGQDKAKRAVAVAIRNRWRRARVPAEFRDEIIPKNILMIGPTGVGKTEIARRLALIIKAPFIKVEASKFTEVGYVGRDVESIVRDLIEIGVRMVRNERICDVTENVKERVNERLLDKISPRPRHRRAETPEEQERIDEEVLQANRIRERVLADIRSGKKDDEEIDIETRDSRPKMMQVFSSAGLEEMGMNIQDLMGEIAGPGPKKRKRIKIGEAKRILFAEEVDKVIDMDAVITEAVDRVEQAGIVFVDEIDKIAGSKPQHGPDVSREGVQRDILPLVEGTTVITKYGPIRTHHILFIAAGAFHMSKPSDLIPEFQGRFPIRVELTSLSAEDFRRILTEPTNALTKQYAELLSADGVTVEFTDDGIESLADHAEQINKETENIGARRLHTILEYVLEDISFAAPLNGVTETKPLRTQKPEGGGLPDALREALKFENGRAKLVVDKSFVESRLKEVIKDKDLASYIL
- a CDS encoding CAP domain-containing protein, with translation MKFLLASGCTALAALLICFPALAQDEWTGGFFGAAEAERMFGTQAEEITIDDARTYMLELVNRERAKLKLQPLAMDEYAQKVGQWHADEMAVHSYISHWDIQGFTPTMRYTAGGGNDGMSENVTFFACGVRVYLTRKVVEYMHSSFMGSEGHRVNLLKPEHNKLGVGIGFALFPTGECVFTCDQTFVDDYGGLAPIPQSIKLGEPIAVSGTLDIKRAKLRYVGLGWDPFPQPIAPEAMNANLMGGQNPGSYNLFLPKGSAAPEGAAVPTDELVEWNSETGKYSCTLDLSKPLPGTPMPPDGAGGPGTPGVYYIFIWATLDKSLVPEGWENREDYFFLAGVWTLGGVN
- the hslV gene encoding ATP-dependent protease subunit HslV codes for the protein MQTVEFDGAPAPRVRSTTILAVRSGGKVAVGGDGQVTLGQSVLKHGANKIRVLSKGGVISGFAGAVADALTLFERFEGQLEKHPSSLKRAAVELAKEWRTDKYLRRLEALLIAATPSELLIISGNGDVIEPDDNIAAVGSGADIARASAKALMLAGWTEPRKIVEAALGIAAEICIYTNDHITIEEAGG